A segment of the Aureliella helgolandensis genome:
AGACTCGATGATCACCAACGGCAGTCCCTCAGCGTGCGAGGGGTGCACCACGAGGTCCGCTGCTTGCAGCAACGCATTGACGTCGGAACGAAATCCGAGAAGCTCGATCTGACCGTTCAATTGATAGCGATCGATCTGCGATTGCAATGCAGCGTGCCGCTCGCCTTTACCGGCAATAAATACTCGTATGGGACGAGTTGGATTGAGAAGGTGTACCGCTTCGATGAGCTCTGCATGCCCCTTGACTTCCATCAGGTTCCCAACCGCCAGCAGCATTAACTCCTCCGGCTTCAGCTTCAGTTGCTGGCGGATCGCCTGGTGAGCGTCGGGCTGCACGACAGGGGGACAGCACCCTCCGTATATGACCTCCGTAAACTCGCGTGGCAGGCCGCCACTAATGACCGTACTTCGCGCTGCTTCGGAAACGCAAATCAGGCGATCGGCTAGCCAGCGGTACTTGCGTTTGCTTCTTAGCGGAAAAACGGTGTGCTTGTACGCTAAGCACAGGGGGGCGGGGCGGCGAGTCAACCGCGCGGCGATACCGGCCAACACCACCGCGTGGGAGTCGTTCATGAGCAGCACATCGGGCCGCCAATTGTCGAGTACAGATTTGATCGCTAGCAAATCGGAAACATTGGTTCCGCGTCCTCGACTCTCATAGGCCACATCAGTCCCAGTTTGCTTGATCCGTTCGGCAACTTCACAATCGCCACGAACAATCCAAGCAAT
Coding sequences within it:
- a CDS encoding glycosyltransferase, which gives rise to MRYCLVTSQSNWGGGETLLLSISRELEQAGHTIAWIVRGDCEVAERIKQTGTDVAYESRGRGTNVSDLLAIKSVLDNWRPDVLLMNDSHAVVLAGIAARLTRRPAPLCLAYKHTVFPLRSKRKYRWLADRLICVSEAARSTVISGGLPREFTEVIYGGCCPPVVQPDAHQAIRQQLKLKPEELMLLAVGNLMEVKGHAELIEAVHLLNPTRPIRVFIAGKGERHAALQSQIDRYQLNGQIELLGFRSDVNALLQAADLVVHPSHAEGLPLVIIESLMLGKPLIATPVGGVPELLSTDPGKQGLCDAGALDIGNAWLVRPDNVPSLLEGLQLALAELPDLSASRLEAIEQARLRTVDTFSSARHAARLTEFASQLVSDGY